The following is a genomic window from Serratia ficaria.
GCCGCCGCGCTCGATTAACGCTCGGGGATAAAACCTTTGAAATCCAGCGCCGGGCTGAGGTCGTCATCGTCAGCCAGGCCTTCGCCGCGGGCGTTTTGCGCCAGGCTCTTCAACAGCGCCGTTTGTTGACGCTGCTGCTCGGCAATTTCCTGCAGCAAACGGATCTGCTCGTTGGCGCGCACGCTGGCGCGGTTCACCAGGAACCAGACCCACAATCCCACCAGCAGCGCCAGGGCTGCAACGGCAAGCGACACCAGGCCGTTCTGGCCAACACCTAAATCAAACATGGACAACCTACCTACTGCGAAAATCAGGCCAACATCTTAGCACCCGAAGCCGGGCCGCGAACATCCCGGCAAAAAATTGTTCCGCTCCTTCACTCACCAGGGGATGAAGCGAGTCACCGAACACACCCCCAACGCAAAATTCCCGCCATCGTCGCAGTAACTGTCCAGCGCCAGCAGATAAAAGAACAGGCAGGCAGCGACGGCCGCAACGATCACGAGGATTTTTTTTCGCAACAAATTTAGCAGCCTCATTGTTATCTTGGTAATCTATTGCCCATGCTATCACAGCTAACTTAAACGAAGTTTAACCCGTCGTTTAGATTTCTCGACAAGGGTTATTTTTCAGATTGTTACCCTTGTCGCCTGCGCCCCGGCGTGGCTAGATCTTCTCATCGAAGATAGCGAGGAACCTCAATGAGCAAATTGATTAAATGGGTGGTCGTGCTGGCGGTGATTTACGGCGGCTTTCTGATTTCGGGCTATGGCGTGCTGATCGGCAGCAATGCCAACGTCGGCGGGCTGGGCCTGCAGTGCAAGTATCTGACGGCGCGCAACGTGGCGACCGCACAGTACGTGAATGGCGATAACGGCATCATCGGCGTCACCGACTGTCCGCTGTTCAAGAAAATCGAAACGGTGGTGGACTAACCCCCCACCGTCCGACGCCGCCGCTCTGCGGCGGCCGCATCAATTGCGGGTAAACTTCATCTCAATCAGCGCAATCGCTTTTTCGATCGCCCGTCGGGTCACCGGATCGGCTCCCGCAGGGTGAGTGGAAAAATCGATGCTTTTCAATTGGCCGGCCATCTTGTCTCGCACCTCGGTCGGCGCAATCACGTCAATGACGTCCAGAATCTGCTTGATGACCAGTTGGCAGGCGACCAGATCGGAAGCCAGTTCCTGATCGTTGCTCAGCATGTCAGACATAATACACTTTCCCTCTTAATTCAGACGCCGCACAGGATAACATGGCGCCCGCCGCTTGCCGATCCCTGTCCGCGCAACGCTGATTATTCAGCGCCAATGCGCATCGGGCGGCAAAATCCTTCCCCGCTTTGGCCTATACTGCAGGCATGGGCGCCGTCAGGCGCCGCTCACCAAGCCACAACCCGAAGGGAGAAAGTTATGGCGAACCACAATGTGAAATCCTGGGCGACAGTGCGTGAGACCTCCGTCGAAATTGCCGAGGCAATCTTCGAACTGGCGGGAAATGATGAAATTTTGGCGCAGAAGATTTGGGAGGAAGGCAGCGACGAGGCTCTGCAGATGGCCTTCGCCAAAACCAGTGCCGATCAGCTGTACTGGGGTGAAGAAACCGTCGAGAGAAAGAACGTCTGATCGCCGGTTCGGCAACAAAAAGCCCGGGCGTTCAGCCCAGGCTTTTTCGGCAGTCGGTCAATCCGTTCCGCGGGGAACAATGCGCCCTGACATCACGGCTCTTCACCTCCCACGCCTTCCGCATTATTCATTCTCATCACCGGCGTGGCGATAAAAGCGCCGACGCCCACGATTACAACCAGAGTAATAATCACTGTCATCAACATGCGATCACCCCATCAACGCTGCGTTGTTACGGCTGACTCGGTTTAAGCGGGTATTGCTGCGGCCGGCACCCCTGCATATTCGGCGGTAACGGGCCAAGCCAGAGTAGCCGTTTTTCCCTCCGGCTGACAAGCCACTTGCCGATGGTATTTCCGAATAATTTCGCGCCGGCGCCGGCGGCCTTTTTGTCCGCGGCGGCAAGTTGTGTATACTTCACCGCTATGTAGATCTCACACAGACGCACTGATGATACAAGAACACCATCTCTCGTTGGTCTGCGCCCTCAGCAAATGGGTCGAAACTCATCTGGGAAGAGTGATCCATCTCGAAGAGCTGGCCGAATACTCCGGCTACTCTCTGTGGCACATGCAGAAGTTGTTCAAAGAAGCGACAGGGATTTCGCTGGGCAAGTACATTCGCGAACGCCGGCTGGCCGGCGCGGTTTATCAATTGCGCAGCAGTGAAGCGTCGATTTTTGATATCGCCCTGGATTTCGGTTTCGGCTCACAATCGCATTTCACTTATATGTTCAGAAAGCGCTTTAACATTACGCCTTATGACTTCCGCCAGGATCCGAGCGTAGACCTGCACATCGCTCCGCCGCTGCACGTCATCCACCAGAAGAGCGCCTGACGGCGGGTTACCGCGCCAACCAGCCCGCCAGTATGGCAATCAGCGCCGGCAAAGCCTGCACCCACAGGATCTTGCGGCTGGCGGTCAACCCGCCGAAAACGCCGGCCACCAGCACGCAGCCGAGGAAAAACAGCTGCAGCGCCGGGTCTTCACGCCAGTATCCCCAGGCTAACCCCGCCGCCAGAAAACCGTTATACAACCCCTGGTTAGCCGCCAGCACCCGCGTCGAGGCGGCGAACTCCGCCGTGGTGGCGAACGCCCTCCTCCCTGCCGGCCTTTGCCACAGGAACATTTCCAGCACCAGGATATACAGATGCAGCGCGGCGATGAGCAACACCAGAGTATCAAAAATTATTATCATTATTTCCCACATGGTTAATTGGCATGCATCTAATCAAGTATAATCATTCCCGGGAAATTGAATCATTAACCGACATAAAAAAACCCGCCGCAGCGGGTTTGATTGTTGACTCATTCAGCGTTAGTTCAGCGCCACCACCAAAAGTGCCGCGATAGAGATCCAAAACGCCGCCGTAGCAACAACAACATGGGATAATCTTGCACGATAGAGTACTTGGCTCATAATGACCTCACTGGCTTCTGACTAACGGGTAGATAACATCACTGCTTGGGATTTATCTTAATCTTCTGCCCGGTCAATTTATTTGCGCCAGATCACTATTTACCATATCAACTATATATTCTAAGAAACTTGGACTTCCGATCACATTAATTCGGCGTTAATAGAGCGAAATGAATAAGATCTTCGCCTCGTTATAGCCCGAAGGCATCAAACATCGCTCCAGGGCAAGCGCGGCGCGGTCATGCGGCCTCCCGAATAGCCGTTCACCTCGGGAAAACGGCTATTCCCCTGCTCCCAATCTCGCTGCGCCTGAATTATCTCCTCTCTGGTATGACCAACGAAATTCCACCAAATGAGAATCTCTTCGTTTAATGGCACTCCGCCGATTAATAATCCCCGGCTGCCTTTCGCAGCCTTTAACCCAATAGAGTTAATGTTCATGCCCAAATAGGCGAACTCATCAGGTGAAAATTTTTCATCATTAAGCTCAAATGCACCAATAAGGGGCAAAAGGCCTATTTCGTAATCATTATTCAGCGGCAATTGCAAATCGCCATCGGCCTGCCATTCCAGATCGAGGGCGATTATTGGCGAAAGCGTAAACACCGGCGAACGATATTGACCAAATTCACCGACCAATAGCCGGTGATTAACATTGCCGTCCAACCATTGCGGCAAATCCGGGTAGTGGTCAAATCGCGGCGCCATATCGGCGTGTTCCGCCGGCAGCGCAATCCACAGCTGCGCGGCATGCAGGCGCCGTTGCTTTCCCGCCGACTGCTCGGTATGCGCGATGCCGCGCCCGGCGGTCATCAGGTTTACCTGCCCCGGCCGGATCAGCTGCTCGCTGCCCAGGCTGTCGCGATGCAGCACTTCGCCTTCAATCATCCAGGTAAAGGTCTGCAGGCCGGTGTGCGGATGCGGGCCGACGTCCATGCCGGGATCGTCGCCGTTGAAAACCGTCGGGCCCGCATGGTCGAGAAAACACCATGCGCCAACGGTGCGCCGTTCCCGGGTGGGCAACGCGCGGGCGATCGGCACGCCGCCGACTTCGGCGGTGCGCACCGCAATGCGTTGGATTTGGCTCGCGCCGTCGGGCGTCGGGCACAAGCGGGAAGACGAAGACGGGGTTGGGCGGGAATGACTCATTGCAAAGACCTCCTGAAAGACGCCGTGGCCAAAAGATGCCAGGCTCCAGCTTAGCACAGGGCCGCCGGCCGGAAAGGTCTCAAACGCTCGCTCAAGGGGCCTTGATATAACAGCCTTTTATATCGATATCATCGCGCGCATGTTTCAAATCGGAGAAGTAGGTCACGCCAAAGAGAATCGACACAACCAGCAACACCGAGACCAACAGGCCAATAATCGCCAGCAGTTTGGTTTCATCGTGGAGATTGGGCTCCATTTTATCCCCTGTGGTTAACGGCCTCAGGTCAGCCACAGCGTGACCGTCAGCGTAAAAATAATCAGGGAGCAAGAGGCAATCGCCAGCACTATGATGGCAAATTGCGCATCTCCCAGGGTTTCTCGATAGTTTTTATCCGGTGAGGCATTACGCTGTGGTTTCACAAAATCTGTCTTAACTCGTCAACTGCGGGCATTGTTGTTATAGGGTGATTGATGAGCGCCGTCAGAGCGGGCTGTTCAAGATTTTGCGTCCAATGCTTCTCAGACCTCAACCGGGGCACGACGCTACCAATTTTCCTCCTCAGGGTCAACACTCCCCCACCTGGAGGGCGACCAAGCGCACAGAGCATGTCTATTTTTTATGACGAACCCACAATCATTAGCACGTCTAATACCCTGACATAAAAAAACCCGGTCAATGACCGGGTTGCTGGGTTAAGACGCTTACTGCGGTATGCGCAGCACCTGCCCCGGATAAATTTTGTCCGGGCTGGAGAGCATTGGCTTGTTGGCTTCGAAAATCTTGTTGTACTGATTGGCGTCGCCGTATACCTCTTTGGAAATGGCGCTCAGGGTATCGCCCTTCTTCACGGTGTAGAAACGGCTTTCCGCTGCGGACTGGGCCACCGCCACCTTGTCTTCCACGCCGCTGATGCCCGCCACGTTGCCGATCGCCACCAGAATTTTCTCTTTCAACTCCTGGCTGGCGGCATCGCCGGTCACCACGGCTTTACCATCAACGACCTGCACATCGACTTTGTCGATGCCCGGCAGGCCGGTTTTATTGAGATGCTCCTTCAGTTTGGCGCTTTGATCTTCGGCAGTCGCATTGCCGGTGACCGTGTCCCACAGTTTCTCGCCGGCTTCTTTGACGAAGTTAAACAATCCCATATCCGCTCCTTTTGATGGTTGCAATATTGCATTGAGTTAAGGCCTGTTAAGCTTAGCACCGCAAAAGGGATATTCAATCGGCCTGCGGGATTAAAGGGTTGGAGTAATCCGAAAATACGACGTTTATCTGTCAATTCGGCCTATTCCCCAGTGATGACGCTGAAAAATCGCGCTTTTTTACCTACAATGTTCGCAAGACACCCGCAGCGTGACGGAGGATGCGAGAAACTATGTACGCATTGGTGATGTTTGTATGCTATCTGGATGGCGGCTGCAGCGAAATGGTGGTCGACGTGCTGCGAGACGAACGCCAGTGCCTGGTCGCCATGAAGGAACAAAACCTGCGTCATGCCGGCTGTTACCCGATGGAAGATTTTATCGACGGCTTCTGGCTGCCCGCCAGCGAGTATTCAACCTTCTGATCCCCCGGGCCTGCGCGCCTGAGGAATTTCTGATTTCCTCGGAAAATGCGGCTGGCGCTACGGCTTCAGGCCGCCATTTTGCTAAATTGCACGCTCCGAAAGATACGGAGATACCCTGCATGCCAGTCTCTGCTCATTCCGACGAGCATTATCAAACCCTGTTGCACGACGTCAGCCTGGCGCTCGGCGGCGCGGTGCTTCAGCTGATCAATAATAATAAAAAGGTTTCCGGCGGCAATATTCTGGCGCAGCTGGTGGTGGAGATCGAGCGCGAACAGAACCCGCGGCGATCCGCCACGCTGCGTTCAGCGATTGAGCTGGTGGGCCTGGCGCCCAGGGGATAGCTTTCTATATAAGGAAGGCAGAGCTTGCGCCCTGCCTGGTTACCGATCCCGACACAGGATGAAGGTAATGGCCTCTGATTAGAAACGGTAGGTCAGGCTGACCGCCACGATGTCGTCATTGGCCAGTTTCAGCTTGTTGTCGTCGCTCAGCTGGTTGATCTGATAATCCACGTAGGTGTACATGTTTTTGTTGAAGTAGTAAGTCGCGCCCACTTCCACGTATTTCACCAGATCGGCATCGCCGATGCCTTCGATATCCTTGCCTTTCGACTGCACGTAGGCCACGGAAGGACGCAAACCGTTTTCGAACTGGTACTGAGCCACAACTTCGAAGTTCTGCGTTTTGTTGGCGAAGCCGGAGGTGCCGTTCACGCTGATTGGCGTCATGTTGCGCGTTTCCGCGTACATGGCGGCCAGGTAAACCTGGTTGGCGTCGTATTTCACCGCGGTGGTCCAGGCGGTGGCGCTGTCACCCTGGCCATAGGCCAGCTTCTTCTGGTCGCTGGTGCGGTTGGAGTCAGAGAAGGCCGCCGCTACGCCAATGCCGGAACCGCCGATGTCCTGATAATCCAGGGACAGGCCGTAACCGTCGCCGTTTTGCTTGGTCACGCTGCGGCTGTCGCCGTCGTTTTTGCCCTGATACTGCACCGCCAGGTTCAGACCTTCCACCAGGCCGAAGAAATCGCGGTTGCGGTAGGTCGCCAGACCGTTGGAACGGGCGGTCATGTAGTTATCGGTGTAGCTGTAGGAGTCGCCGCCGAATTCCGGCAGCATGTCGGTATAGGCTTCGGCGTCATACACTACGCCGTAATTGCGGCCGTAGTCGAACGAGCCGTAGCTGCCGAATTTCAGACCGGCGAAGCCCAGACGGGTTTTGGTGCCCGCGGTGCCCTGCGCTTCATCGTGGTTGGCCTGGACGTTGTATTCCCACTGGCCGTAACCGGTCAGTTGATCATTGATTTGCGTTTCACCCTTGAAACCCAGACGCACATAGGTCATGTCGCCGTCGTTGGATTTGGCGTCGCTGAAATAGTGTTTGGCGTTAACACGGCCATACAGGTCGAGTTTATTGCCATCCTTATTATAAATTTCAGCCGCGTTGGCGAAGGTGGTGATTGCCCCGAGGGCAACGGCTAAGGCTAATACACTGCGTTTCATCATTTATTTTCCTAGATATTATAATTAAAACCCTGCCTGTCACGCCCAATTTATACTTTGGGCTGTGATCTTTATATTTTGCTATTTTATGAGCCCCTCTAATACAGGAGCCATGTGACATTAGCATCATGAATCCAAACTTCAAATCGAAAAGTTCATAAAACACCGTGGATAAAGCATGTTTATTTGTAACTTTATGTTTCAATCAAGTTATTCACAACGCATTGATTACACGCATTTTTTGCTTCATATCTTATAACCAAAATGGTGCATCGCACCAATTTGGTGCGCAGCGGTTTCGTTTTGTATGCTTTTCATACCAATCGAAAATAACATTAAAATTAGCATGGTTACTAATAACGTTACGGATTTCACATTTTCGTCTTAACAAAACCGACAGGCGAATATAGCGGCGTCAATATTTATTTCCCCTCCCTTTAGCCACCGTCATCAAGCGGCGCCAGAGAGAAACAAAAAGCGTGTATTAACCTGCATTTATTCGACAAGGAATAAAACGATAAAAAGCGGAGTTTACAGCGGGAATATTATGACCGCGGCGCGATAACGCCGCCGCGGTGGGAAATTAATACAGGGTGGTGCGCGGAACCTCGGTCAGCAACATGCCGGCACGCAAGCCAAGCGCGACATTGGGGTTGGGAAACAGCACCCATTCGCGCGGGTGGCTAACGCGGTAAGCCTCGCCCGGCTGCTCGCACAGCAAGGTCCCCTGCTTCAGCTCGGTGAAGTTGGCGGTATCGTCGCTCAGGTGCAGCGTAAAATCGTCACTGCGCTTAATCAACGACTGCGCGACGCGGAATACCCGCACAGCAGGGCCTGCGCGCTCAGGCAACGCTTCACCGCTCACCGCAGCCTGCAGCGCGCGGTCAATCGCGGCGAACTGCCGCAGATCGTTGCCGCCGAACGGCCGCGCCTTGCCCAGCTCCAGCGTACAGCTGGCCGCATTGAGGTGCTCGCTGGAGAAATGGCTGAAGGTGCCGCCCGGCGCGCTGTGGATCACCAACGCATCCAGCTCTGCCGCATCCAGCAACGCCAGCATGCCGCCGCTGTAGGGGCGCGTTTGGAAAGGCAGGATGCCGAAGCGCGGCAACAGCGACTCGCGGATGGCGGTATGCAGATCGTAATGGAAACGCTCCGCTTTCTCGCCGTCAAAGAACCCCTCGAGCACCTGCTCCAGCTGCTGCGCCCGCGCGGTTTCTCCGCTGTGGGCGAAATCGCCGAAGCGGCCGCCGAACATGCGGTTCATATCGCTGTGCAAATAACGTTTCCCCGCGCGCATCGCCGCCGGATTGCCCAGCACCACCAACAGCCGCACCGCCAGCGGCCGCAGGCCGGCCAAGAGATCGCTGACCAACTGATTCAGCAGCTCTATCGGCGCGGTTTCATTGCC
Proteins encoded in this region:
- a CDS encoding helix-turn-helix domain-containing protein — encoded protein: MIQEHHLSLVCALSKWVETHLGRVIHLEELAEYSGYSLWHMQKLFKEATGISLGKYIRERRLAGAVYQLRSSEASIFDIALDFGFGSQSHFTYMFRKRFNITPYDFRQDPSVDLHIAPPLHVIHQKSA
- the lysM gene encoding peptidoglycan-binding protein LysM; protein product: MGLFNFVKEAGEKLWDTVTGNATAEDQSAKLKEHLNKTGLPGIDKVDVQVVDGKAVVTGDAASQELKEKILVAIGNVAGISGVEDKVAVAQSAAESRFYTVKKGDTLSAISKEVYGDANQYNKIFEANKPMLSSPDKIYPGQVLRIPQ
- a CDS encoding YobH family protein, translated to MSKLIKWVVVLAVIYGGFLISGYGVLIGSNANVGGLGLQCKYLTARNVATAQYVNGDNGIIGVTDCPLFKKIETVVD
- a CDS encoding PhoP/PhoQ regulator MgrB, whose amino-acid sequence is MRLLNLLRKKILVIVAAVAACLFFYLLALDSYCDDGGNFALGVCSVTRFIPW
- a CDS encoding DUF2766 family protein, translated to MSDMLSNDQELASDLVACQLVIKQILDVIDVIAPTEVRDKMAGQLKSIDFSTHPAGADPVTRRAIEKAIALIEMKFTRN
- a CDS encoding biofilm development regulator YmgB/AriR family protein — translated: MPVSAHSDEHYQTLLHDVSLALGGAVLQLINNNKKVSGGNILAQLVVEIEREQNPRRSATLRSAIELVGLAPRG
- the astE gene encoding succinylglutamate desuccinylase; protein product: MFDLLPLTLEGAVPPSQQGETAQLRWRWLGEGLLEMTPRRDYRQAVVLSAGIHGNETAPIELLNQLVSDLLAGLRPLAVRLLVVLGNPAAMRAGKRYLHSDMNRMFGGRFGDFAHSGETARAQQLEQVLEGFFDGEKAERFHYDLHTAIRESLLPRFGILPFQTRPYSGGMLALLDAAELDALVIHSAPGGTFSHFSSEHLNAASCTLELGKARPFGGNDLRQFAAIDRALQAAVSGEALPERAGPAVRVFRVAQSLIKRSDDFTLHLSDDTANFTELKQGTLLCEQPGEAYRVSHPREWVLFPNPNVALGLRAGMLLTEVPRTTLY
- a CDS encoding porin, with the protein product MMKRSVLALAVALGAITTFANAAEIYNKDGNKLDLYGRVNAKHYFSDAKSNDGDMTYVRLGFKGETQINDQLTGYGQWEYNVQANHDEAQGTAGTKTRLGFAGLKFGSYGSFDYGRNYGVVYDAEAYTDMLPEFGGDSYSYTDNYMTARSNGLATYRNRDFFGLVEGLNLAVQYQGKNDGDSRSVTKQNGDGYGLSLDYQDIGGSGIGVAAAFSDSNRTSDQKKLAYGQGDSATAWTTAVKYDANQVYLAAMYAETRNMTPISVNGTSGFANKTQNFEVVAQYQFENGLRPSVAYVQSKGKDIEGIGDADLVKYVEVGATYYFNKNMYTYVDYQINQLSDDNKLKLANDDIVAVSLTYRF
- a CDS encoding YdfD/YebW family protein, producing MYALVMFVCYLDGGCSEMVVDVLRDERQCLVAMKEQNLRHAGCYPMEDFIDGFWLPASEYSTF
- a CDS encoding YebO family protein, producing MFDLGVGQNGLVSLAVAALALLVGLWVWFLVNRASVRANEQIRLLQEIAEQQRQQTALLKSLAQNARGEGLADDDDLSPALDFKGFIPER
- a CDS encoding DUF1304 domain-containing protein, with product MIIIFDTLVLLIAALHLYILVLEMFLWQRPAGRRAFATTAEFAASTRVLAANQGLYNGFLAAGLAWGYWREDPALQLFFLGCVLVAGVFGGLTASRKILWVQALPALIAILAGWLAR
- a CDS encoding YccJ family protein encodes the protein MANHNVKSWATVRETSVEIAEAIFELAGNDEILAQKIWEEGSDEALQMAFAKTSADQLYWGEETVERKNV
- a CDS encoding pirin family protein, whose translation is MSHSRPTPSSSSRLCPTPDGASQIQRIAVRTAEVGGVPIARALPTRERRTVGAWCFLDHAGPTVFNGDDPGMDVGPHPHTGLQTFTWMIEGEVLHRDSLGSEQLIRPGQVNLMTAGRGIAHTEQSAGKQRRLHAAQLWIALPAEHADMAPRFDHYPDLPQWLDGNVNHRLLVGEFGQYRSPVFTLSPIIALDLEWQADGDLQLPLNNDYEIGLLPLIGAFELNDEKFSPDEFAYLGMNINSIGLKAAKGSRGLLIGGVPLNEEILIWWNFVGHTREEIIQAQRDWEQGNSRFPEVNGYSGGRMTAPRLPWSDV